The following are from one region of the Nymphaea colorata isolate Beijing-Zhang1983 chromosome 7, ASM883128v2, whole genome shotgun sequence genome:
- the LOC116257397 gene encoding protein SRG1-like, with protein MESLGSSLPVPNVQELAKENISAVPDRYIRPERPAAIVTGSDGIPSIPVIDFQSLFDGESAPAEREKLHRACKEWGFFQLINHEVKTEIVHKMKEEIQGFFASPFEERKSLSQVPGDVEGYGQVFVLSNDQKLEWADMLYLVTLPVYLRKPHVWQMLSPSFRSALEYYAIETQKLAKKLLELMANNLGMKKEELHESFDDGMQSMRMNYYPPCPQPELVIGLSPHSDGSGLTLLLQISDVQGLQVKNNGAWIPVSPLQNAFIVNIGDIMEIISNGVYSSVEHRAVVSHDAERLSVATFLNPNMNVEIGPAPSLITSETPALFKRIGSPQFFKNLFVRKLQGKAYINELRIEKRNE; from the exons ATGGAGAGCTTAGGTTCTTCCTTACCGGTGCCAAACGTTCAAGAACTAGCGAAGGAAAACATTTCTGCCGTTCCGGACAGATACATCCGGCCTGAACGACCAGCAGCCATTGTTACCGGCAGCGATGGAATCCCAAGCATTCCGGTCATTGATTTTCAGTCCTTGTTTGATGGAGAGTCTGCTCCGGCGGAGAGGGAGAAGCTTCATCGTGCTTGCAAGGAATGGGGCTTCTTCCAG CTAATAAACCATgaagtgaaaactgaaatagTTCACAAAATGAAGGAAGAGATACAAGGATTCTTTGCCAGTCCATTTGAGGAGAGGAAGAGTCTTTCACAGGTACCTGGTGACGTTGAAGGCTATGGACAAGTATTTGTACTATCAAATGATCAAAAGCTTGAGTGGGCAGACATGTTATATTTGGTAACTCTTCCAGTTTATTTAAGAAAGCCACACGTATGGCAAATGCTCTCCCCATCATTCAG GAGTGCTCTAGAGTATTATGCAATTGAAACTCAGAAGCTGGCGAAAAAGTTATTAGAGCTTATGGCTAACAATTTAgggatgaagaaggaagaactgcatgagagttttgatgatgGCATGCAATCCATGAGAATGAACTATTATCCACCATGTCCTCAACCAGAATTGGTCATAGGCCTTTCTCCACATTCTGATGGATCAGGTCTTACATTGTTGCTTCAAATAAGTGATGTGCAGGGGCTGCAAGTAAAAAACAATGGAGCATGGATTCCAGTTTCACCACTACAAAATGCATTTATAGTTAATATTGGAGACATTATGGAG ATTATAAGCAATGGTGTATATTCCAGTGTTGAACACAGGGCAGTTGTTAGTCATGATGCAGAAAGATTGTCCGTTGCTACCTTCCTCAATCCTAATATGAATGTGGAGATTGGTCCTGCACCAAGCCTCATAACCTCTGAAACTCCTGCACTGTTTAAAAGAATTGGGtcacctcaattttttaaaaatctttttgtTCGTAAATTGCAAGGGAAAGCATATATCAACGAACTGCGGATtgagaagagaaatgaatga